In the genome of Nycticebus coucang isolate mNycCou1 chromosome 12, mNycCou1.pri, whole genome shotgun sequence, one region contains:
- the CCP110 gene encoding centriolar coiled-coil protein of 110 kDa isoform X4: MAGRRRRRRRRIELLPYNCEKMEEYEKFCEKSLARIQEASLSTESFLPSQSESISLIRFHGVAVLSPLLNIEKRKEMQQEKQKALDIEARKPVNRKKSLLTRVQEILENVQVRKAPNASDFDQWETETVYSNSEVRNLNVPATFPNCFQSPTEHSNLAKLEKIAGILPLENEDQCKTNEIDLARDSEGFNSLKQCDSSNISHAENEVFPKISSATPQETLISDGFFSINEEQDPSLLAEVTPDPYVMSLQNLMKKSKEYIEREQSRRSLRSSAKKSVNESHSDKENEAVKVTECIKEKAQMIGKHCVSTIPDKPSLNKSNVLLQGASSQASSMNMPVLASFSKADMAIQAGHPTVQDSDSDFKVVPTFVTENNAIKSLTNSYAKLPSPEPSMSPKMHRRRSRPSSECHILINNPINACELSPKGKEQAVDLIVQDTDERINVPETVPKLPINLAGVSSSKVYISKNTSEVIEDVVLGKSTGHQLENKVIHGLATVEGQLTSDERGAHKMNSTCTAVPKLPEPYASTQNFGTVGGLNSASMSEKNSCNLQMELNKSYDVKNPSPLLMQSQNTRQQMDTPTVSCGNEQFLDNSFDKLKRRLDLDIDSLQKENCPYVITGIAEQERQHLSEKRYSKGSIFINKNKMLDTNSKESEEILKNKMLAFEEMRKRLEEQHAQQLSLLIAEQEREQERLQKEIEEQEKMLKEKKPIPAEASELDIDNMVELEWRKISDSGLLETMLSQVDSLHTSNSNSSGFTNSALQHSFGSSNEAPFYLWGSSPSSLTKLSVTRPFGRAKTRLSQVFSTEVQAKFNKITAVAKGFLTRRLMQTDKLKQLRQTVKDTMEFMRSFQSEAPLKRGIVSAQDASLQERVLAQLRAALYGIHDIFFVMDAAERMSILHHDREARKEKMLRQMDKMKSPRVALSAATQKSLDRKKYMKVLQPNQGQNAPVHRLLSRQGTPKTSVKGVVQNRQKSSQSRVPNRAPVSGVYAGKIQRKRPNVATI, from the exons TATAATTGTGAGAAGATGGAGGAGTATGAGAAGTTCTGTGAAAAAAGTCTTGCCAGAATACAAGAAGCGTCACTATCCACAGAGAGCTTTCTACCTTCCCAGTCTGAAAGTATTTCACTTATTCGCTTCCATGGAGTGGCTGTGCTTTCTCCACTG cttaacattgagaaaagaaaagaaatgcaacaggaaaagcagaaagcaCTTGATATAGAAGCAAGAAAGCCGGTTAATAGGAAGAAATCTTTACTGACTCGTGTGCAGGAGATTCTTGAAAATGTTCAG GTTAGAAAAGCACCTAATGCCAGTGATTTTGATCAGTGGGAGACTGAAACTGTTTACTCTAATTCAGAAGTCAGAAACTTGAATGTTCCTGCTACATTTCCAAATTGCTTTCAAAGCCCTACTGAACATTCTAATTTAGCAAAGCTTGAAAAGATAGCTGGAATTTTGCCATTGGAGAATGAAGACCAATGTAAAACTAATGAGATAGACTTAGCCAGAGATTCAGAAGGATTTAATTCTTTGAAGCAATGTGATAGTTCAAATATTAGTCATGCAGAAAATGAAGTTTTTCCCAAGATCTCTTCAGCAACCCCACAAGAGACTCTTATTTCTGATGGTTTCTTCTCAATAAATGAAGAACAGGATCCATCACTTTTGGCAGAAGTCACCCCAGATCCCTATGTAATGAGTCTTCAGAATCTAATGAAAAAGTCGAAAGAATATATAGAAAGAGAACAATCTAGACGCAGTCTGAGAAGTAGTGCAAAGAAGAGTGTTAATGAGAGTCATTCAGACAAAGAAAATGAGGCTGTTAAAGTGACTGAGTGTATAAAGGAGAAGGCCCAGATGATAGGCAAACACTGTGTTTCAACTATTCCTGACAAACCAAGCCTTAATAAATCAAATGTTCTTCTCCAAGGTGCTTCAAGTCAAGCAAGCAGCATGAATATGCCTGTTTTAGCTAGCTTTTCTAAAGCAGATATGGCTATACAAGCTGGCCATCCCACTGTTCAAGATTCTGATTCTGATTTTAAAGTTGTTCCTACTTTTGTTACTGAAAATAATGCTATCAAAAGTCTTACAAATTCATATGCCAAATTACCTAGTCCAGAGCCAAGTATGAGTCCAAAAATGCATCGAAGGCGTTCCAGGCCATCATCAGAATGTCATATACTTATAAATAACCCAATAAATGCCTGTGAATTAAGCcctaaaggaaaagaacaggCGGTGGACTTAATTGTCCAAGATActgatgaaagaataaatgtacCTGAAACTGTGCCAAAGTTACCAATTAATTTAGCAGGAGTTTCCTCAAGTAAGGTTTATATCAGCAAAAATACATCCGAAGTCATTGAGGATGTAGTTTTAGGTAAATCAACAGGACatcaattagaaaataaagttattcATGGACTTGCCACTGTGGAAGGTCAGTTAACATCTGATGAGAGAGGAGCACACAAAATGAACAGTACTTGTACTGCAGTGCCAAAATTGCCTGAACCATATGCTTCCACTCAAAACTTTGGAACTGTGGGTGGACTCAATTCAGCCAGCATGTCAGAGAAAAACTCCTGCAATTTACAAATGGAATTGAATAAATCTTATGATGTAAAAAACCCATCTCCTTTACTGATGCAAAGCCAGAATACCAGACAGCAGATGGATACACCTACAGTGTCCTGTGGAAATGAACAATTTTTGGATAACAGTTTTGACAAACTTAAACGGAGACTTGATTTAGATATCGATAGTTTGCAAAAAGAAAACTGCCCTTACGTCATAACTGGAATAGCTGAACAAGAAAGGCAACATTTGTCAGAAAAAAGATACTCTAAGGGATCTATCtttattaataagaataaaatgttagATACTAACTCCAAAG AAAGCGAGGAGATACTAAAAAACAAGATGTTAGCTTTTGAAGAAATGCGAAAGAGACTAGAAGAACAACATGCCCAGCAGTTATCACTACTCATAGCTGAGCAGGAAAGGGAACAGGAAAGACTGCAGAAG GAAATAGAAGAGcaagagaaaatgttaaaagagaagaagccAATCCCAGCAGAAGCCTCTGAATTGGACATTGACAATATGGTAGAgttagaatggagaaaaataagtGATTCTGGTTTGCTAGAAACAATGCTGTCTCAAGTGGATTCACTCCATACTTCAAATTCAAATAGTTCTG GTTTCACAAATTCTGCTCTACAACATAGTTTTGGTTCTTCAAATGAAGCACCATTCTACCTCTGGGGGTCATCACCTAGTAGCTTGACCAAACTCTCAGTAACAAGGCCTTTTGGAAGGGCCAAAACTAGATTGTCTCAG GTTTTTAGTACAGAAGTACAagcaaaatttaataaaataactgcagtggcaaaaggatttctTACTCGTAGGCTTATGCAGACAGATAAGCTGAAGCAACTTCGACAGACTGTGAAA gATACTATGGAATTCATGAGAAGTTTTCAGTCAGAAGCACCATTAAAGAGAGGCATTGTTTCAGCACAGGATGCTTCACTTCAGGAAAGAGTGTTAGCTCAG TTGCGTGCTGCCCTGTATGGCATTCATGACATATTCTTTGTAATGGATGCAGCTGAAAGAATGTCTATTCTACATCATGATCGAGAAGCTCGAAAAGAGAAAATGCTCAGGCAAATG gataaaatgaaaagtcCCCGAGTGGCTCTTTCAGCGGCAACACAGAAGTCTCTTGATAGGAAGAAGTACATGAA AGTCCTTCAGCCAAACCAAGGACAGAATGCACCTGTTCATAGGCTACTTAGTAGACAAGG AACCCCTAAGACATCAGTGAAGGGGGTTGTGCAAAATAGACAGAAGTCTTCACAGAGCAGAGTGCCTAACAGAGCGCCTGTTTCAG gaGTATATGCAGGAAAAATCCAAAGAAAGCGGCCAAATGTTGCGACAATTTAA
- the CCP110 gene encoding centriolar coiled-coil protein of 110 kDa isoform X1, translating into MAGRRRRRRRRIELLPYNCEKMEEYEKFCEKSLARIQEASLSTESFLPSQSESISLIRFHGVAVLSPLLNIEKRKEMQQEKQKALDIEARKPVNRKKSLLTRVQEILENVQVRKAPNASDFDQWETETVYSNSEVRNLNVPATFPNCFQSPTEHSNLAKLEKIAGILPLENEDQCKTNEIDLARDSEGFNSLKQCDSSNISHAENEVFPKISSATPQETLISDGFFSINEEQDPSLLAEVTPDPYVMSLQNLMKKSKEYIEREQSRRSLRSSAKKSVNESHSDKENEAVKVTECIKEKAQMIGKHCVSTIPDKPSLNKSNVLLQGASSQASSMNMPVLASFSKADMAIQAGHPTVQDSDSDFKVVPTFVTENNAIKSLTNSYAKLPSPEPSMSPKMHRRRSRPSSECHILINNPINACELSPKGKEQAVDLIVQDTDERINVPETVPKLPINLAGVSSSKVYISKNTSEVIEDVVLGKSTGHQLENKVIHGLATVEGQLTSDERGAHKMNSTCTAVPKLPEPYASTQNFGTVGGLNSASMSEKNSCNLQMELNKSYDVKNPSPLLMQSQNTRQQMDTPTVSCGNEQFLDNSFDKLKRRLDLDIDSLQKENCPYVITGIAEQERQHLSEKRYSKGSIFINKNKMLDTNSKESEEILKNKMLAFEEMRKRLEEQHAQQLSLLIAEQEREQERLQKEIEEQEKMLKEKKPIPAEASELDIDNMVELEWRKISDSGLLETMLSQVDSLHTSNSNSSGFTNSALQHSFGSSNEAPFYLWGSSPSSLTKLSVTRPFGRAKTRLSQVFSTEVQAKFNKITAVAKGFLTRRLMQTDKLKQLRQTVKDTMEFMRSFQSEAPLKRGIVSAQDASLQERVLAQLRAALYGIHDIFFVMDAAERMSILHHDREARKEKMLRQMDKMKSPRVALSAATQKSLDRKKYMKAAEMGMPNKKFLVKQNPSETRVLQPNQGQNAPVHRLLSRQGTPKTSVKGVVQNRQKSSQSRVPNRAPVSGVYAGKIQRKRPNVATI; encoded by the exons TATAATTGTGAGAAGATGGAGGAGTATGAGAAGTTCTGTGAAAAAAGTCTTGCCAGAATACAAGAAGCGTCACTATCCACAGAGAGCTTTCTACCTTCCCAGTCTGAAAGTATTTCACTTATTCGCTTCCATGGAGTGGCTGTGCTTTCTCCACTG cttaacattgagaaaagaaaagaaatgcaacaggaaaagcagaaagcaCTTGATATAGAAGCAAGAAAGCCGGTTAATAGGAAGAAATCTTTACTGACTCGTGTGCAGGAGATTCTTGAAAATGTTCAG GTTAGAAAAGCACCTAATGCCAGTGATTTTGATCAGTGGGAGACTGAAACTGTTTACTCTAATTCAGAAGTCAGAAACTTGAATGTTCCTGCTACATTTCCAAATTGCTTTCAAAGCCCTACTGAACATTCTAATTTAGCAAAGCTTGAAAAGATAGCTGGAATTTTGCCATTGGAGAATGAAGACCAATGTAAAACTAATGAGATAGACTTAGCCAGAGATTCAGAAGGATTTAATTCTTTGAAGCAATGTGATAGTTCAAATATTAGTCATGCAGAAAATGAAGTTTTTCCCAAGATCTCTTCAGCAACCCCACAAGAGACTCTTATTTCTGATGGTTTCTTCTCAATAAATGAAGAACAGGATCCATCACTTTTGGCAGAAGTCACCCCAGATCCCTATGTAATGAGTCTTCAGAATCTAATGAAAAAGTCGAAAGAATATATAGAAAGAGAACAATCTAGACGCAGTCTGAGAAGTAGTGCAAAGAAGAGTGTTAATGAGAGTCATTCAGACAAAGAAAATGAGGCTGTTAAAGTGACTGAGTGTATAAAGGAGAAGGCCCAGATGATAGGCAAACACTGTGTTTCAACTATTCCTGACAAACCAAGCCTTAATAAATCAAATGTTCTTCTCCAAGGTGCTTCAAGTCAAGCAAGCAGCATGAATATGCCTGTTTTAGCTAGCTTTTCTAAAGCAGATATGGCTATACAAGCTGGCCATCCCACTGTTCAAGATTCTGATTCTGATTTTAAAGTTGTTCCTACTTTTGTTACTGAAAATAATGCTATCAAAAGTCTTACAAATTCATATGCCAAATTACCTAGTCCAGAGCCAAGTATGAGTCCAAAAATGCATCGAAGGCGTTCCAGGCCATCATCAGAATGTCATATACTTATAAATAACCCAATAAATGCCTGTGAATTAAGCcctaaaggaaaagaacaggCGGTGGACTTAATTGTCCAAGATActgatgaaagaataaatgtacCTGAAACTGTGCCAAAGTTACCAATTAATTTAGCAGGAGTTTCCTCAAGTAAGGTTTATATCAGCAAAAATACATCCGAAGTCATTGAGGATGTAGTTTTAGGTAAATCAACAGGACatcaattagaaaataaagttattcATGGACTTGCCACTGTGGAAGGTCAGTTAACATCTGATGAGAGAGGAGCACACAAAATGAACAGTACTTGTACTGCAGTGCCAAAATTGCCTGAACCATATGCTTCCACTCAAAACTTTGGAACTGTGGGTGGACTCAATTCAGCCAGCATGTCAGAGAAAAACTCCTGCAATTTACAAATGGAATTGAATAAATCTTATGATGTAAAAAACCCATCTCCTTTACTGATGCAAAGCCAGAATACCAGACAGCAGATGGATACACCTACAGTGTCCTGTGGAAATGAACAATTTTTGGATAACAGTTTTGACAAACTTAAACGGAGACTTGATTTAGATATCGATAGTTTGCAAAAAGAAAACTGCCCTTACGTCATAACTGGAATAGCTGAACAAGAAAGGCAACATTTGTCAGAAAAAAGATACTCTAAGGGATCTATCtttattaataagaataaaatgttagATACTAACTCCAAAG AAAGCGAGGAGATACTAAAAAACAAGATGTTAGCTTTTGAAGAAATGCGAAAGAGACTAGAAGAACAACATGCCCAGCAGTTATCACTACTCATAGCTGAGCAGGAAAGGGAACAGGAAAGACTGCAGAAG GAAATAGAAGAGcaagagaaaatgttaaaagagaagaagccAATCCCAGCAGAAGCCTCTGAATTGGACATTGACAATATGGTAGAgttagaatggagaaaaataagtGATTCTGGTTTGCTAGAAACAATGCTGTCTCAAGTGGATTCACTCCATACTTCAAATTCAAATAGTTCTG GTTTCACAAATTCTGCTCTACAACATAGTTTTGGTTCTTCAAATGAAGCACCATTCTACCTCTGGGGGTCATCACCTAGTAGCTTGACCAAACTCTCAGTAACAAGGCCTTTTGGAAGGGCCAAAACTAGATTGTCTCAG GTTTTTAGTACAGAAGTACAagcaaaatttaataaaataactgcagtggcaaaaggatttctTACTCGTAGGCTTATGCAGACAGATAAGCTGAAGCAACTTCGACAGACTGTGAAA gATACTATGGAATTCATGAGAAGTTTTCAGTCAGAAGCACCATTAAAGAGAGGCATTGTTTCAGCACAGGATGCTTCACTTCAGGAAAGAGTGTTAGCTCAG TTGCGTGCTGCCCTGTATGGCATTCATGACATATTCTTTGTAATGGATGCAGCTGAAAGAATGTCTATTCTACATCATGATCGAGAAGCTCGAAAAGAGAAAATGCTCAGGCAAATG gataaaatgaaaagtcCCCGAGTGGCTCTTTCAGCGGCAACACAGAAGTCTCTTGATAGGAAGAAGTACATGAA AGCTGCTGAAATGGGAATGCCAAATAAGAAATTTCTGGTTAAACAAAATCCTTCTGAAACAAG AGTCCTTCAGCCAAACCAAGGACAGAATGCACCTGTTCATAGGCTACTTAGTAGACAAGG AACCCCTAAGACATCAGTGAAGGGGGTTGTGCAAAATAGACAGAAGTCTTCACAGAGCAGAGTGCCTAACAGAGCGCCTGTTTCAG gaGTATATGCAGGAAAAATCCAAAGAAAGCGGCCAAATGTTGCGACAATTTAA